Genomic DNA from Macadamia integrifolia cultivar HAES 741 chromosome 6, SCU_Mint_v3, whole genome shotgun sequence:
GCTAGTAGTAACACCATCTACACAGATGTAAATTTTAGCTACAGTTTTTCTGTTACATGATTCTATAAAGTTTCGTAGTGATAAGTTATTGAGAAGTCAGACTTCAATCAAGATGTACCTTGAATAGCCCATCAAggatttttcccaaaaaacagTCCATTAAGGATGCCATTCCTTGTGGAAGGGTATGTCAGTCACATGTCAATATTATGGTCCTCCACTTGGCAAATTAATCTTTGAAAAGTTATCATTTATAAGATAAGAAATATTATAGACCCCACCATAAACAACATCCTGAAATCAGATGTCCTATATTCAGTTATCAATGACACTGTGGCAGGTTAGGAGCTATAACTTCTAAAAACAAGAGCagcccaatgcacgaggctcctgtcAGGGTCTAAAGGGGTAAATATTTGCaaccttaccccttgctttgcAGGAGAAGTTGTTTCCAAATTTCGATCCTGTAACCAACATGTTGCAAAAGAGCTATAACTTCATATAACTATCAAATTCATAACAAATCTGCAGGTCATTTCCTTctcatttttattgaattttcagTACAAGACACTCCCTTACTCGGGATTTCCCATCAGGATTAGTTTAACATAACCTTGGTTCCTCAAAGTCTTCTTCCAACCAGAACCACCAAACAGCTTGAAAGGCAGCTTTAAGAACCTCTGCGATTCCTTGTCTCCACTAATGCAAGCAGCTGAATAGCTGACACACTTCCATTTTAACTAGAACTTGCCCACAAGGAACTCAATCTTGACGCAAGCTTGGCACTCTTATAGTCTTCTCTAAGTTGAATGAACCTGGATTGAAAGCAAAACCGAAAGTTGCTTGTCAAATGAGATCACCAACAACTGCCTAATAGAAGAAGCACCAAATACTGCAAACCATGCATTACCTCTGTGCATCTTTCCGGATGCTAGGAGTTCCCTCGAACAATGTAGAGAGGCTTTCAGGTGCAACAATGAATACATTGGCCATgctgaaagtaaaaaaaattaaattcaacGCTCATTAGGTTGATATTTAATAAACATAACAAACTGACAAATGAGAATCCAacctagaaaaagaaaaattcactgAAACTATGCCACTTACATTCCCAATAATTCAAATTTCTCATCGACTGTGGGAGCATTAAAGCTGCGTACAAACTCCCCATACTCAGTTATGTCACGCTTCAGCCGCAGTCCACCACTGCACAAAGAGAAAACACAGACAAGTAAATGAAAGAGAACATGGAGGACAATCAATAAAACCAGGGTTGTTTTTTACCTCAGATCTAAACAGTTAGAAAAagaggagttttttttttttttgggggggtggggggggtggtggggctATGCCAATAAACGGGTCAGGACCAGCTCTACGTTGTGAAGCCACAGGCCAAGGTTCCTGGAAGTTCTTACAAGGTCTGGAATAAATCCAGTTCATGGCCCCACTTCAGTGAGTCTAAATTTTTGATATGGATGCAGATAGCACGACTTTATCTCTATTCATAGTTAATATACTTTTACTATTGCATAGAATATCACCAGCCTTCAAAGCTAATAAACCTCCTGAATCTGGTCTACACACACAAAAATATCGTATCACTTTATGTGGCCATTGATGCTGTTACATATGCATGGCTGGACCGACATGATCCAATCTGGAAACCCAGGCCAAGGAGAACCAGGTCCAAACCTGCCTTTTGGTTCAACAGGGATAAACAGGGAAGTCACCTtcgaattgaattgaatttattttaattagagTAAGTTGTTGATTGAAAGAGTTCAAGTCCGTTTCAAACTCTAATCAGATTATGATTAGGAGTAGTTCTGAGTCTTAAGTACTTCTAAACCATTGATCAGAATCCAGAGTTGAATGAATTGAACTATTGAGCTTTTAAAGAGTGTGCTGTGTGCTTGCAAACATTGCATGGATTGGGAAGAATAAATCTGGGCGACAGCTCTAGTTCTCCTCCTTCCCTCTTCCTGATCATTCTTCATCTCAGGCGTGATCTCGCTTGCCTCATTACTCTATTCTTCTCTCCTTACTCTTTATTCCTTAGTTCTTCCTATTTCCCTGTTTCTAAAACTGGCAGAACCCCTGTTGCTTCTCAGTTCAGTCTGCAAGTTTTATTCAGAACTCCATCAATCCTAAGTCAACCTGAAATTTTATACGTGTACTCCTTACCTGACAGTGACCCAACTTAGAAGGTTTGGCATCATTATCTCCCGTGTGTTGTGAGATCCGACCTTCTTAAAGGACCTTCAACTGCATCATTCGCCTGATCCGATTTCGGAGATTCAATACATTTATTTAGTTCATGTCTTGACCTGCAATTGGTGCTGCTGTGCGACTCTGAAGCAGGAACTCATCACTTTCAGATCAATTAGAGATTGCATGAGAGAGTCCTCTCAATTGATATAGGTACTGGTCTACCACaggaagaactgaagaagaagaacaattaTTCTTATTTACGGTCAAGACCTgattttcttatatttgtttAAAACCCCTCCTGTTatgaattcttttatttttcactcCACTGCTAAGACTAGAATTCAGAAAAGCCCAGTTTCCTTGATTTAATTACTTTTGAGTCCAGATTCTCTTTGTCTCACTCAAAAGAGTCCCAAATAGTTCTGaaatttacaaaattgccactGCTACTTTATATTTGGAATTTAGCACTCTGATGGGCCCATAGAGaacaaaattagggttttggaacccCTAGGTTGCAATAGTCATGGACTGGCCCTTTGTGCCCCAACAGAGACTGATGAGCAACAGGCTCATTAAGTAAGCTCAAGCCCACTGAGAATTTGAACAAACCTAAGACACTAGGGCTAGTCTGCAAGCCTAAAGTTCAAGGTCAAGCCAGGCTCAACCCACTAACAACCCTAATGGAGACTGCATTCTGTACGACTGATGGTAAGCTTCCCAGATTGCATAAACAGTAACTATGCCATACTGATAACCCAAGATACAATCATGCAAACAGAACACTCAGTCCTCCACAATATGGTAATCTAATAACTCCTAAAAAGGCCATCCATCTAGACATAACCAAAATACTAAGGTAGCAAGAGCTACCACATAGGTACATGCCGGCCGTAGTTGCCAAGGCGTAAGGAGAAGGATAAAAAAAGTAAGGCGATGCCAACAAGGTGTCTAGACGccgcctaggcgaccaaggccCCAGTCCAAGCTGCACCGCCTGAATGCCTAGGCGAAGCTTAGAGAACCTTGATGCCGGCTGACCACTATTCTCGGATGTTGAGTCTCAAAAGTGTAATAccccagccccattaacctaagtacaatattgtcctttttggcccatgggcctcaaagctttaaaacacattgtgtcatgttaaggaAGTTAGATGTTATCAACTAGCTTAGTAATCTCCttctaggcgatgtgggactaaagtttgcacactctTATCGATCTCCCGAACACCCTGGTACTCGCCGTATTCTTGGTTGGGACACCTAGgcaggtctggtacttgccatattcttggttATCACAAAAAGTTATTATGCTATTAGTTCATCCATCCCAAGATTAAGTATTTGTGACACCTAGTGCTCCTAGAAATTAGGATTAAGTGACAAATAAACAGCAACCTTTTCATTATTAAGTTGATGTTTTAAATTCGCTCCtgatttttttctcaattttaaataaaaccCCTCAAAAGTTTATAAACTTTGTATATTGTGGAATTTCTTGTTGGAAAAACTAGTAAAAACGACTCAAAAGGAAATACTCattcttaattaattaattaattctcTAAATGTTAAATCACTGCCAACCATCATATCAGTACACCACAATTTTACCATGGTATCTCTTATATCACCTTCAGTAAAACCAACAAATCCGGAACTAAGAGAGCAAGGTATGTTACCTGGGATTAAAAGTGAACTTCTGCCAATGATTAAGCAACCCTTTGTGCAAGCGGTTTCCCTAAAATCACAATGTTAAGCTCACCATCACCATTTCAGAAAATAAACACCATCTGATAGGTGCTAACATAAAAATGAGACAAAGCAATAAAGACAAGATAGGGAGCTTAGAACAGATTGCGGATGTAATATCCTAGCATGACATCAGAGCAGGAGCAATATAGTTTCTATCAATGAATATGAATGGATGCCAAATGCCATCACAGTTGCCCTGAACTTTTCCCCAAGTTCGCAGATCTCTTAACACAAATAAGTATCAAGTATCAATACTGAAACAATCCAACAAGATACTCATGCATGCAGTAGAGCATATGCTTAAGCCTTTGGAAGGTGTAAAAAGGCAACTACAGGAGAAAGCTAGTAATAACAAGTCCCAGGTGTTCCAAGCCAACTACAAATGCTTTTTATGCTTTTCAAAGGCATGATTAAAGCATGATGGAAGTGGCATGAGCAGCAGATACTACCCCCATGCATGGATCTTGGTGTACTGATGAAAACATACATGCTGATTTAGAAAACTAAAACACATGTACTCATGTCCAAACATGGATAAATTACCAACAGCACATTAACAGAGTTTGACCAACAGCAGGCAAGGAAGAATTCAGCATAAACCAATCCAAAAAGTggcagaaaaagaaaggaacatcagagaaaaaaaagttaatatacCAATTCTGTTAGGAAAGCTTGTTTGTTGGGACCTTCCAGGACAGTGAAAGCAGACTCAAGTACACGAGAAAGGTATGCAACAACTctgaaaataagagaaaaagtaTCAAGAGTTAATACAAAGTGGAAGTTTCTTTTCAGTTATAATACAGTTGGGCGTACCTCGTACAGGCATTTGTTGCCCGATGGTCAGGAGCAATTCCATCATCAGGCGATCGGTAATCTGTTGCCTTCTGTTCAGCAGAAAGCAATCGCTCCACCTGCACAATGATTTAGTTCGTTAAAGTAGAACAATGAGAAATCTCATGTAAGGAAGAGAAAATTAAGTAAACTAACCAACTTTGTTATAATAAATATTGCAATAGTAAGAACTTCTAAGGTAGTTCTATCCAAAGATCATCACAAATATATCGGTGCTAATAGTGCAACCTCCTGGATTATACATGTGTTGGTTATTTGCAATCCAATCTTGTCATTGCTTTAAAATTTTCACCGACAAACCTCGGCCATCACAGTTTCAATGCATTGCTGAAGCCCTTTATATGCAACAGCCTCTGCACTAGACATTGCCGTTGCCATTTCTTCACAAGAAGTCGCATGTGCACCATCCACGGGTAGTAAGAGACGAGAAAGAGAGTTTGCAAAGTACTGCAGAAAGGATCACTCATCACAGTTAGAGCTTCGAATATCCACCTATGGTCAGTCCCCCAAAAATAGCAGCATATAAAATTGTGTCTAGGAAACTTACTTGCTGGACTAAAGCTACACTGCTACCACAACGTTGCACTGCCACCATGAAGGATCTGAAACTGCTTTCACCTGCCGCCGCAGCAGCAGCTTCTGCCTACACATGATTACCAATCTATTCGTCTCATGCTTGACTTgagaaaattttcagttttatatAGCGGAAAAGGTATACCATGACAGCTGAAATATTTTACTATACAAGAATTGGAATTTCACAAGGCACACATGGTTGAGCAATTACAGCAGAAGCAGCTGCAGCAGCCACCCTTCTTCTACTAACACTTGTACCCAGCACAAACCTTTCCCTCAAAGCAGCAGCATCATTCAAACTCTCTCTTGCTCGCTCTAGCCCTTCTGTTATATATTGACTAACCTGGAAAAGTAATAACATGAATAAACTCCACCAGGGTGGCCTGAATGGGTAAACCTTAGCTCAATTGCAGACCAGAATGTAGAAGTAAAATCAATCATACTTGGTCAAGCAAGCAAGTGAACACTGCTTTCACATTGTTCGCAAGAGTAGTAGGCTGTGAATGACACATTAAGAATCAATTGTCATGAACATGTAAAGATGTCACGCCTAACAGGTTCTTCACAAGAATATGCACAACAGTTATAATCAGGTTGTAGGACCACATTAGGAAAAGAGCAAGCATAGTATCACAACAAACagacaaacaacaacaaagcctaatcccaacttaatggcaTCGGCTACATGGAGCCGTGCAAGGACAAAAAGGAAATgtaaaagggaaaggaaacaTAACAAAACAACAAAAGCGAAGTAAAACACAGCTAGATGGGGCCCACTTCATGGATCCAAGCCCTCCAATCcactctattcgaggtcatagtTGGGGCAAGACCTAATCTATGCACGTCTTTCCTCACAATCTTGGAGGTAAATACAATGATAGGAAACTGTTGGATGTCATAGTAGTCATGCCAGAGAAAGGCATATGACATTATTTCCACTTTCAACATCAGTGCAAGTGCCAGTTCCAGGAACCTAATCAAGGACCCTACTTGGTTAAGTTGTTAAATAATGGATCCTGTTGAGTCATGAGCTATGTTCAAGTTTTTGGTGATAACTAAACTGTGCTTATATGGAAAAAGCCTTTGATTAACTTGTATACTCTAACCCTCTTTGTAACTGTGCATGACTTTCGTCTAATGTTTTCTTGGTTGGTCAAGTCACTTTGAGATCTTGGCCCTATGGCAGAGCAAGAGGAAATTGAATGCTATATGATGGCTGGAATAAGCGCCAGACCCTCAACAAAAGAATGGATTAAGGTGTGAAGAGTATTATTCTCAGGAGACACAAGGCAGCCCTTGTGTAAGTCCACACCTATGGTTAAAAGACCATAATTGGCTGTTAGTGTTCATCACTTCTATAAGTTCACATTTGGCATCAAGTGACATTTATATTATTTGCCTTGTATAAGCGCATCTTAATTTGACTTGTTTCGGTGTCAATACAATTGGTACATATTATATCATATGCATACACACATTTGCCTGTGTGTGCTAGGTCAAACATGAATACAACTATTACAAGTGGTCTGGGTCCTTTCTATATAGAGAACAACATAAGAAAGCAACAGTTTGCATTCTCCCCCTTCTTATTTCTGATTACCAGAAGGAAGACTCAATGACCTGATCTATTAGCACAGATGGATAAAAAGGAGACCACATCAGAGGTTTGGCTTTTCAAAATGTTCACGTGTCATTATGTACTTCTAGAAAcaagaataaagaaataaaaattcttcTAGAATGTACCGGAGGCATTGCAGACCATTTCAAACTGAAAATTGAACCCAGTAACACCACGTCAACTAGAGTTTTTAGTACGCAAAAAGAGATCTGGATTGTGATACAACTAGCCATAAATCAAACATATACATGTGGGAAACCTGTGGAAAAAAGGATGCCTGAAGACTTTTACCTGGGAAGAAAACAGAGTGCATCTAGAAATTGCCTCTTCATTCCAGTGTACAAATTCTGTCACTACAGTGACCAATATTTGCTGGTGGGAAGATGCTATCGCAGCTCCTTTTGAGCATCCGATTGAACCAGCTGAATCAATCTGCTGCTCGCTTTCAGCACACAATTCTTCCATCTGCACCGTAGTAACTAAGGTTGATATAATTCACAAACGTAAACCGAATCCACCAACCTGAACCAGACTCGCAGGATTTAGAAATAGTGATGGTGTAAACCTTAGCATGATAGAGTTGTCTCAGGGAAGCTTGCTCAAGCTCAGAATACTCATCTTTGTGAGCAAGAAACAGAGACTCTGCAAGGCCTGAATCAACATAGATATTTACTTTTAGAACATAAAGACAAGGAGCCCTAGTGCTAGAGAAATCGAGCATATAATAATTTCCTAAtaagaaaaccaaatcaaaatgtagTTTCCTTTGGTCTTAACCGATGTCAATGCCGCTATGGTTGTAGCACTTTTAAGTATTAATTTAAATGAGATCCATTAGTTCCAAGCAAGAAGGTTTAATTCCATTTCAAATGTGAATGCAATTTTGTCCACCAAATTAGTAAACGGAACATAAAGCTAATTGTTAGCCAACCATGCAGATAATTGCACATCCATTCTCAACTGGTAATTATTAGCATATGTTAGCACCGCAAACTAGTTCTATCAGAGAAAGCCAAACAGACAAAGTATATCATTACCTTTAACATCCAAATCACCACAGCCCACAGCTTGTAAGTCTCTAGCAAGTTCTTGTGTCTTCTCATAAGCCACCGCTAGCATTCTAAGATACTGTAGCCTCACCCCAACccaccccaagaaaaaaaaaagaaaaaaagggagaacatATGAAAGGAACTTCAAAGTGCACCAGCCTTGGGCGAAGCtactaaaattttctctttggtattAATTTAACTCACCAGTAGAAGTCCACCTTGTTCTACGGGAGGTAAGTTAACTAAGGATGGCTTCACTAATAGCTTGTCCAGAAGCGCCGTAACTCGCTGCTCCAAAACTCTCTGTATTCAACCATAAAATAATTGCAAAAAGTTAACTGACAAACCTTGAAATTCAAACTTCCACAGGATGCAATGAAAGTAAAAATGCTACAAACAAAAGGACTCCTTCTCTGGGTACCTGCACCAAGATAGACATGACATCATTAGGAGAAGGGAACACAGACATTACTGTTGCAGCCTCCTGTCGCACAG
This window encodes:
- the LOC122082507 gene encoding exocyst complex component SEC10b-like isoform X3, producing MKESRDGTKSERVTKSSSVGSLPLILDVDYFKGDFSFDALFGSLVNKLLPSFQEEETDSSEGHGSLGGNDVIPNGHMRVPSDVAKSAEGVSTPLFPEVDALLFLFKDSCKELVDLQQKVDANLYNLKKELSVQDSKHRKTLCKLEKGVDGLFDSFARLDSRISSVGQTAAKIGDHLQSTDSQRETASQTIELIKYLMEFNRGPGDLMEISPLFSDDSRVAEAAAVAQKLRSFAEEDIGRQGIAVPSLVGNATASRGLDVAVANLQDYCNELENRLLARFDAASQRRELLTMAECAKILSQFNRGTSAMQHYVATQPMFIDVEVMNADTRLVLGDQGSQASPNNVARGLSSLYKQITDTVRQEAATVMSVFPSPNDVMSILVQRVLEQRVTALLDKLLVKPSLVNLPPVEQGGLLLYLRMLAVAYEKTQELARDLQAVGCGDLDVKGLAESLFLAHKDEYSELEQASLRQLYHAKMEELCAESEQQIDSAGSIGCSKGAAIASSHQQILVTVVTEFVHWNEEAISRCTLFSSQVSQYITEGLERARESLNDAAALRERFVLGTSVSRRRVAAAAASAVIAQPCVPCEIPILAEAAAAAAGESSFRSFMVAVQRCGSSVALVQQYFANSLSRLLLPVDGAHATSCEEMATAMSSAEAVAYKGLQQCIETVMAEVERLLSAEQKATDYRSPDDGIAPDHRATNACTRVVAYLSRVLESAFTVLEGPNKQAFLTELGNRLHKGLLNHWQKFTFNPSGGLRLKRDITEYGEFVRSFNAPTVDEKFELLGIMANVFIVAPESLSTLFEGTPSIRKDAQRFIQLREDYKSAKLASRLSSLWASSS
- the LOC122082507 gene encoding exocyst complex component SEC10b-like isoform X1, which translates into the protein MKESRDGTKSERVTKSSSVGSLPLILDVDYFKGDFSFDALFGSLVNKLLPSFQEEETDSSEGHGSLGGNDVIPNGHMRVPSDVAKSAEGVSTPLFPEVDALLFLFKDSCKELVDLQQKVDANLYNLKKELSVQDSKHRKTLCKLEKGVDGLFDSFARLDSRISSVGQTAAKIGDHLQSTDSQRETASQTIELIKYLMEFNRGPGDLMEISPLFSDDSRVAEAAAVAQKLRSFAEEDIGRQGIAVPSLVGNATASRGLDVAVANLQDYCNELENRLLARFDAASQRRELLTMAECAKILSQFNRGTSAMQHYVATQPMFIDVEVMNADTRLVLGDQGSQASPNNVARGLSSLYKQITDTVRQEAATVMSVFPSPNDVMSILVQRVLEQRVTALLDKLLVKPSLVNLPPVEQGGLLLYLRMLAVAYEKTQELARDLQAVGCGDLDVKGLAESLFLAHKDEYSELEQASLRQLYHAKMEELCAESEQQIDSAGSIGCSKGAAIASSHQQILVTVVTEFVHWNEEAISRCTLFSSQPTTLANNVKAVFTCLLDQVSQYITEGLERARESLNDAAALRERFVLGTSVSRRRVAAAAASAVIAQPCVPCEIPILAEAAAAAAGESSFRSFMVAVQRCGSSVALVQQYFANSLSRLLLPVDGAHATSCEEMATAMSSAEAVAYKGLQQCIETVMAEVERLLSAEQKATDYRSPDDGIAPDHRATNACTRVVAYLSRVLESAFTVLEGPNKQAFLTELGNRLHKGLLNHWQKFTFNPSGGLRLKRDITEYGEFVRSFNAPTVDEKFELLGIMANVFIVAPESLSTLFEGTPSIRKDAQRFIQLREDYKSAKLASRLSSLWASSS
- the LOC122082507 gene encoding exocyst complex component SEC10b-like isoform X2 yields the protein MKESRDGTKSERVTKSSSVGSLPLILDVDYFKGDFSFDALFGSLVNKLLPSFQEEETDSSEGHGSLGGNDVIPNGHMRVPSDVAKSAEGVSTPLFPEVDALLFLFKDSCKELVDLQQKVDANLYNLKKELSVQDSKHRKTLCKLEKGVDGLFDSFARLDSRISSVGQTAAKIGDHLQSTDSQRETASQTIELIKYLMEFNRGPGDLMEISPLFSDDSRVAEAAAVAQKLRSFAEEDIGRQGIAVPSLVGNATASRGLDVAVANLQDYCNELENRLLARFDAASQRRELLTMAECAKILSQFNRGTSAMQHYVATQPMFIDVEVMNADTRLVLGDQGSQASPNNVARGLSSLYKQITDTVRQEAATVMSVFPSPNDVMSILVQRVLEQRVTALLDKLLVKPSLVNLPPVEQGGLLLYLRMLAVAYEKTQELARDLQAVGCGDLDVKGLAESLFLAHKDEYSELEQASLRQLYHAKMEELCAESEQQIDSAGSIGCSKGAAIASSHQQILVTVVTEFVHWNEEAISRCTLFSSQPTTLANNVKAVFTCLLDQVSQYITEGLERARESLNDAAALRERFVLGTSVSRRRVAAAAASAAEAAAAAAGESSFRSFMVAVQRCGSSVALVQQYFANSLSRLLLPVDGAHATSCEEMATAMSSAEAVAYKGLQQCIETVMAEVERLLSAEQKATDYRSPDDGIAPDHRATNACTRVVAYLSRVLESAFTVLEGPNKQAFLTELGNRLHKGLLNHWQKFTFNPSGGLRLKRDITEYGEFVRSFNAPTVDEKFELLGIMANVFIVAPESLSTLFEGTPSIRKDAQRFIQLREDYKSAKLASRLSSLWASSS